A genomic stretch from Arachis stenosperma cultivar V10309 chromosome 3, arast.V10309.gnm1.PFL2, whole genome shotgun sequence includes:
- the LOC130970836 gene encoding uncharacterized protein LOC130970836 isoform X2 produces the protein MDVNDPLDFEVEDEFLKPPPKVSNRRRKKVIGLDDLLTDHLREQEKLKEEQNEQEKPKTKKAKKDASSYDDDEDPREAYLTKLVEKCENQLKDFGEEEDIPLWGVKVFGDKKAFPPLEFPELGSCNLLQSFLNSELNSVVELAAEKGDNFLEGLLINGWLPKLAFLCGHVEKPVAIWSFNTMLYSSNEELRNSSSDFWCAVLSSRKEVDQLPVEIGWFPEYSDLRTALDTYGFLFEFSSSGEPKNLDSDTGEPPQNIRAWLKFVTAFCLIRSKRPVFSVVEAEELIEIIICLFLDRQFQGLLVLLNDCVEAIVNYFTDQEWHSSCENIAKFIACRVSKDLNCIQSVECIPVASSRCKQLKSAVAYQNLLSCFDGAHNGEDILRLLRAINFKDKSCDFFKMYIHLVLTENWVLSNSLIEDNPVIYEMFCLFLRQCSSLISASDLRSYASKVRHRAAYLMHFSIYK, from the exons ATGGACGTCAACGACCCTTTAGATTTCGAGGTAGAGGATGAATTTCTCAAACCCCCGCCCAAGGTTAGCAATAGAAG GAGGAAGAAGGTTATTGGGTTGGATGATCTTCTTACTGATCATTTAAGAGAACAGGAAAAGCTCAAAGAAGAACAGAATGAGCAGGAAAAGCCAAAGACAAAAAAGGCTAAGAAGGATGCAAGTTcctatgatgatgatgaagatccCAGGGAAGCTTACTTGACAAAACTTGTTGAGAAGTGTGAAAATCAG TTGAAAGAttttggtgaagaagaagatattcCTCTCTGGGGAGTGAAAGTCTTTGGAGATAAG AAAGCCTTTCCACCGCTGGAATTTCCTGAGCTTGGAAGCTGCAACCTTCTGCAGTCATTTTTGAACAGTGAGCTGAATTCTGTGGTGGAATTGGCAGCCGAAAAAG GTGATAACTTTCTTGAAGGATTGCTCATCAATGGTTGGCTTCCAAAATTAGCATTCCTCTGTGGTCATGTAGAAAAACCAGTAGCCATTTGGTCCTTCAACACAA TGTTATATTCATCAAATGAAGAGCTTCGAAACTCATCCTCTGACTTTTGGTGTGCAGTTCTCTCTTCTAGAAAAGAG GTTGATCAATTGCCTGTCGAAATTGGTTGGTTTCCTGAGTACTCAGATTTGAGAACAGCTCTTGACACTTATGgttttctttttgaattttcatcCAGTGGTGAACCCAAAAATTTAG ATTCTGACACTGGAGAACCACCCCAAAATATTAGAGCCTGGCTCAAATTTGTCACTGCTTTTTGTCTAATACG GAGTAAAAGACCAGTATTTTCTGTTGTTGAAGCtgaagaactcattgaaattaTTATATGTCTATTTCTAGATCGCCAGTTTCAAGGTTTATTAGTGCTTTTGAATGATTGCGTAGAAGCAATTGTCAATTACTTCACAGACCAGGAATGGCATTCAAGTTGTGAGAACATAGCAAAATTCATTGCTTGCAG AGTCTCAAAGGATTTGAATTGCATCCAATCTGTTGAGTGCATACCAGTAGCTAGCTCCCGTTGTAAGCAACTTAAGAGTGCCGTGGCGTATCAGAACCTACTTTCCTGTTTTGATGGA GCCCACAATGGAGAAGACATCCTGAGATTGCTTAGGGCAATTAACTTCAAAGACAAAAGTTGCGATTTCTTCAAGATGTACATTCACCTAGTTTTGACAGAGAACTGGGTTTTGTCCAACTCATTAATCGAAGACAATCCAGTAATCTATGAAATGTTCTGTCTTTTTCTAAGACAATGCTCTAGCTTGATTTCAGCATCGGACCTACGATCATATGCGTCAAAG GTTCGTCATAGGGCTGCATATCTTATGCACTTCTCCATCTACAAGTAG
- the LOC130970651 gene encoding shugoshin-1-like isoform X1, translating to MAKKSSIGIGTLMRKKLSDITNNSDSQHNLLPLPLPAIDADIPSIQQLLTERTQLIQLIAEKDELIESSGAELRRMQADIKKLQLQNRNLAQSNSLMLAEVNLGRDKRKILQHEISCRSALIKANALKAGNNDEGRRKRSRSIGSEKVKDNNRRRSRRHSAFVETHEHEASENLFEIEDTIMLHPCSAGERSKLRNEAPRSSFGRPLRRAAEKVQSYKEVPLNAKMRRLE from the exons ATGGCGAAGAAATCTTCCATTGGAATCGGTACTTTGATGCGTAAGAAGCTTTCTGATATCACTAACAACTCTGACTCTCAACACAACCTACTTCCTCTTCCACTTCCCGCCATCGACGCCGATATCCCTTCCATTCAACAACTCCTCACT GAAAGAACGCAGTTAATACAACTCATTGCAGAGAAAGA CGAATTGATAGAATCTAGCGGAGCTGAGTTGAGAAGAATGCAAGCCGATATCAAGAAACTCCAACTCCAAAATCGGAACCTTGCTCAGTCTAACAGCTTAATGTTAGCG GAGGTTAATTTGGGAAGGGATAAG AGAAAAATATTGCAACATGAGATTTCATGCAGATCTGCTTTAATCAAAGCAAATGCCCTAAAAGCTGGTAATAATGATGAAGGAAGACGCAAAAGAAGTAGAT CTATTGGTTCTGAAAAGGTTAAAGACAATAATAG AAGACGATCGAGGAGACATTCGGCTTTCGTGGAAACACATGAACACGAAGCTTCAGAGAATTTGTTTGAGATAGAGGATACAATAATGTTGCATCCTTGTTCAGCAGGAGAAAGATCAAAGTTAAGAAATGAAGCTCCAAGAAGTTCTTTTGGAAGACCATTGAGAAGAGCAGCAGAGAAGGTTCAATCTTACAAGGAAGTTCCTTTAAATGCCAAAATGCGAAGACTAGAATAA
- the LOC130969349 gene encoding uncharacterized protein LOC130969349 — MDNQRNHLHSFAYFCPGKSMEELKHSLLCTTLDLEQTKAAVQAELKKRDDQLHNMRELLNKAIRERDEAQDKYQRLILEKLFLQQQQQQNAPLSGISSIEDDPRRGIDSSNGLSSSDCEESIVSSPVMEHLTQPQMQMQMQTQPPPPQPPLVPSSVSDSMIELTPDRPLPEKGKLLQAVMKAGPLLQTLLLAGPLPQWRHPPPPLESFEIPPVTIPSVVAPQPQPPQLLHQDSFINGSCNNTATNNCGRVSRKRAFCESTDSPSETKFQRIVLH; from the exons ATGGACAACCAACGCAACCATCTTCATTCTTTCGCTTACTTCTGCCCCGGAAAG TCAATGGAGGAGCTGAAACACTCACTATTATGCACAACACTGGACCTTGAACAAACAAAAGCTGCAGTTCAAGCAGAGCTCAAAAAGAGGGATGATCAGCTTCACAACATGAGGGAGCTTCTCAACAAGGCCATAAGGgaaagagatgaagctcaagaCAAATACCAGAGGCTTATCTTGGAGAAGTTATTTCTTCAACAACAGCAGCAGCAAAATGCTCCTCTCTCTGGAATTTCAAGCATTGAGGATGATCCTAGAAGAGGGATTGACTCAAGCAATGGCCTTTCATCTTCTGATTGTGAAGAAAGCATAGTGTCCTCTCCAGTTATGGAGCATTTGACTCAACCCCAAATGCAAATGCAAATGCAAACTCAGCCTCCACCACCACAACCACCATTAGTACCATCTTCTGTGAGTGATTCAATGATTGAGTTGACACCAGATAGGCCATTACCTGAAAAGGGGAAGCTTTTGCAGGCAGTGATGAAAGCTGGCCCTCTTCTTCAGACACTTCTCCTTGCTGGACCACTTCCTCAGTGGAGGCACCCTCCACCACCACTTGAGTCCTTTGAGATACCCCCTGTCACTATTCCTTCTGTGGTGgcaccacaaccacaaccaccGCAGCTTCTCCACCAAGACTCCTTCATCAATGGAAGCTGCAATAACACTGCCACCAACAACTGTGGAAGGGTCAGTAGGAAAAGGGCTTTCTGTGAGAGCACTGATTCTCCTTCAGAGACCAAGTTCCAAAGGATTGTACTCCACTGA
- the LOC130970651 gene encoding shugoshin-1-like isoform X3, with protein sequence MAKKSSIGIGTLMRKKLSDITNNSDSQHNLLPLPLPAIDADIPSIQQLLTERTQLIQLIAEKDELIESSGAELRRMQADIKKLQLQNRNLAQSNSLMLAEVNLGRDKRKILQHEISCRSALIKANALKAALLLYETLQLLVLKRLKTIIEDDRGDIRLSWKHMNTKLQRICLR encoded by the exons ATGGCGAAGAAATCTTCCATTGGAATCGGTACTTTGATGCGTAAGAAGCTTTCTGATATCACTAACAACTCTGACTCTCAACACAACCTACTTCCTCTTCCACTTCCCGCCATCGACGCCGATATCCCTTCCATTCAACAACTCCTCACT GAAAGAACGCAGTTAATACAACTCATTGCAGAGAAAGA CGAATTGATAGAATCTAGCGGAGCTGAGTTGAGAAGAATGCAAGCCGATATCAAGAAACTCCAACTCCAAAATCGGAACCTTGCTCAGTCTAACAGCTTAATGTTAGCG GAGGTTAATTTGGGAAGGGATAAG AGAAAAATATTGCAACATGAGATTTCATGCAGATCTGCTTTAATCAAAGCAAATGCCCTAAAAGCTG CTTTGTTATTATATGAAACCTTGCAGCTATTGGTTCTGAAAAGGTTAAAGACAATAATAG AAGACGATCGAGGAGACATTCGGCTTTCGTGGAAACACATGAACACGAAGCTTCAGAGAATTTGTTTGAGATAG
- the LOC130970651 gene encoding shugoshin-1-like isoform X2, with translation MAKKSSIGIGTLMRKKLSDITNNSDSQHNLLPLPLPAIDADIPSIQQLLTERTQLIQLIAEKDELIESSGAELRRMQADIKKLQLQNRNLAQSNSLMLAEVNLGRDKRKILQHEISCRSALIKANALKAAIGSEKVKDNNRRRSRRHSAFVETHEHEASENLFEIEDTIMLHPCSAGERSKLRNEAPRSSFGRPLRRAAEKVQSYKEVPLNAKMRRLE, from the exons ATGGCGAAGAAATCTTCCATTGGAATCGGTACTTTGATGCGTAAGAAGCTTTCTGATATCACTAACAACTCTGACTCTCAACACAACCTACTTCCTCTTCCACTTCCCGCCATCGACGCCGATATCCCTTCCATTCAACAACTCCTCACT GAAAGAACGCAGTTAATACAACTCATTGCAGAGAAAGA CGAATTGATAGAATCTAGCGGAGCTGAGTTGAGAAGAATGCAAGCCGATATCAAGAAACTCCAACTCCAAAATCGGAACCTTGCTCAGTCTAACAGCTTAATGTTAGCG GAGGTTAATTTGGGAAGGGATAAG AGAAAAATATTGCAACATGAGATTTCATGCAGATCTGCTTTAATCAAAGCAAATGCCCTAAAAGCTG CTATTGGTTCTGAAAAGGTTAAAGACAATAATAG AAGACGATCGAGGAGACATTCGGCTTTCGTGGAAACACATGAACACGAAGCTTCAGAGAATTTGTTTGAGATAGAGGATACAATAATGTTGCATCCTTGTTCAGCAGGAGAAAGATCAAAGTTAAGAAATGAAGCTCCAAGAAGTTCTTTTGGAAGACCATTGAGAAGAGCAGCAGAGAAGGTTCAATCTTACAAGGAAGTTCCTTTAAATGCCAAAATGCGAAGACTAGAATAA
- the LOC130970836 gene encoding uncharacterized protein LOC130970836 isoform X1, translating to MDVNDPLDFEVEDEFLKPPPKVSNRRRKKVIGLDDLLTDHLREQEKLKEEQNEQEKPKTKKAKKDASSYDDDEDPREAYLTKLVEKCENQLKDFGEEEDIPLWGVKVFGDKKAFPPLEFPELGSCNLLQSFLNSELNSVVELAAEKGDNFLEGLLINGWLPKLAFLCGHVEKPVAIWSFNTMLYSSNEELRNSSSDFWCAVLSSRKEVDQLPVEIGWFPEYSDLRTALDTYGFLFEFSSSGEPKNLDSDTGEPPQNIRAWLKFVTAFCLIRSKRPVFSVVEAEELIEIIICLFLDRQFQGLLVLLNDCVEAIVNYFTDQEWHSSCENIAKFIACRVSKDLNCIQSVECIPVASSRCKQLKSAVAYQNLLSCFDGFLCQAHNGEDILRLLRAINFKDKSCDFFKMYIHLVLTENWVLSNSLIEDNPVIYEMFCLFLRQCSSLISASDLRSYASKVRHRAAYLMHFSIYK from the exons ATGGACGTCAACGACCCTTTAGATTTCGAGGTAGAGGATGAATTTCTCAAACCCCCGCCCAAGGTTAGCAATAGAAG GAGGAAGAAGGTTATTGGGTTGGATGATCTTCTTACTGATCATTTAAGAGAACAGGAAAAGCTCAAAGAAGAACAGAATGAGCAGGAAAAGCCAAAGACAAAAAAGGCTAAGAAGGATGCAAGTTcctatgatgatgatgaagatccCAGGGAAGCTTACTTGACAAAACTTGTTGAGAAGTGTGAAAATCAG TTGAAAGAttttggtgaagaagaagatattcCTCTCTGGGGAGTGAAAGTCTTTGGAGATAAG AAAGCCTTTCCACCGCTGGAATTTCCTGAGCTTGGAAGCTGCAACCTTCTGCAGTCATTTTTGAACAGTGAGCTGAATTCTGTGGTGGAATTGGCAGCCGAAAAAG GTGATAACTTTCTTGAAGGATTGCTCATCAATGGTTGGCTTCCAAAATTAGCATTCCTCTGTGGTCATGTAGAAAAACCAGTAGCCATTTGGTCCTTCAACACAA TGTTATATTCATCAAATGAAGAGCTTCGAAACTCATCCTCTGACTTTTGGTGTGCAGTTCTCTCTTCTAGAAAAGAG GTTGATCAATTGCCTGTCGAAATTGGTTGGTTTCCTGAGTACTCAGATTTGAGAACAGCTCTTGACACTTATGgttttctttttgaattttcatcCAGTGGTGAACCCAAAAATTTAG ATTCTGACACTGGAGAACCACCCCAAAATATTAGAGCCTGGCTCAAATTTGTCACTGCTTTTTGTCTAATACG GAGTAAAAGACCAGTATTTTCTGTTGTTGAAGCtgaagaactcattgaaattaTTATATGTCTATTTCTAGATCGCCAGTTTCAAGGTTTATTAGTGCTTTTGAATGATTGCGTAGAAGCAATTGTCAATTACTTCACAGACCAGGAATGGCATTCAAGTTGTGAGAACATAGCAAAATTCATTGCTTGCAG AGTCTCAAAGGATTTGAATTGCATCCAATCTGTTGAGTGCATACCAGTAGCTAGCTCCCGTTGTAAGCAACTTAAGAGTGCCGTGGCGTATCAGAACCTACTTTCCTGTTTTGATGGA TTTTTGTGTCAGGCCCACAATGGAGAAGACATCCTGAGATTGCTTAGGGCAATTAACTTCAAAGACAAAAGTTGCGATTTCTTCAAGATGTACATTCACCTAGTTTTGACAGAGAACTGGGTTTTGTCCAACTCATTAATCGAAGACAATCCAGTAATCTATGAAATGTTCTGTCTTTTTCTAAGACAATGCTCTAGCTTGATTTCAGCATCGGACCTACGATCATATGCGTCAAAG GTTCGTCATAGGGCTGCATATCTTATGCACTTCTCCATCTACAAGTAG